In Candidatus Woesearchaeota archaeon, the following are encoded in one genomic region:
- a CDS encoding 50S ribosomal protein L21e produces the protein MVTRVGGNRRKTRYKFKKGHRQKGKLSLTRYFQTFEEGQKVKLLSEPSVHSGMYHRRVHGKVGVVQKRQGRCYYVAVKDHNKTKQFIVHPVHLKAL, from the coding sequence ATGGTAACAAGAGTTGGCGGAAACAGACGTAAGACCCGTTACAAATTCAAAAAGGGTCACAGGCAGAAAGGAAAACTCTCACTTACACGCTACTTTCAAACCTTTGAAGAAGGGCAAAAAGTGAAGCTCCTTTCCGAGCCATCAGTCCACAGTGGCATGTACCACCGAAGAGTACATGGAAAGGTGGGAGTTGTACAAAAAAGACAAGGTAGATGCTACTATGTCGCTGTCAAAGATCACAACAAAACAAAACAATTCATCGTTCACCCGGTTCACCTTAAAGCACTATGA
- a CDS encoding cell division protein SepF codes for MRKLFMKIKDSISGNDYVDIPESERAEYIEVSSEPQKKSSKINIRPFILETFEDVKPILDALREGYTISLINIRPLKDKDLVELKRAINKLKKTCEAIDGDIAGFGEDWIAVTPSFASIHRPQPPAPQQGQQRSSYGSNHNFETY; via the coding sequence ATGCGAAAACTATTCATGAAAATTAAGGATTCTATATCCGGCAATGACTACGTTGACATTCCGGAGAGTGAGCGCGCGGAATACATTGAAGTGAGCTCCGAACCACAGAAGAAATCTTCTAAGATCAACATCAGACCATTTATTCTGGAAACTTTTGAAGATGTCAAGCCGATCCTTGACGCGCTACGCGAAGGATACACTATATCACTTATTAACATCCGGCCTCTTAAGGATAAAGACCTAGTTGAACTTAAAAGAGCAATTAACAAACTTAAAAAGACTTGTGAAGCAATTGATGGAGACATTGCAGGTTTCGGAGAAGACTGGATTGCCGTAACACCTAGTTTTGCATCCATTCACAGACCTCAACCGCCTGCACCTCAACAAGGCCAACAAAGGTCATCTTACGGCTCGAATCACAACTTCGAGACGTATTAA